In the Hermetia illucens chromosome 1, iHerIll2.2.curated.20191125, whole genome shotgun sequence genome, ATAGATAAAATTTAACTTTGAACAATGCCCCGTCATTCTATGATAGAAACTTACTGTATCCACGCCTGCTACGACCATATCCGTAGCCATGACTGTGGCCACTTTtggattgattttaataagcttctcAAGGACGCTTTGCTCTTTCTCACTTTGCATATTGGTTTTGGATTCCAAACGTTTTTTAGCTTCATCCACATGGTGGTAACTAAAGTTTGTTATAACATCTAAAACACGCATCATTTCCTTGAAGTCTGCAGTGGGAAATACTTTCCACATAGATGGTTTTAAGTCGAGTACAGTaagcaaataaaagaaagattTCACAGCGGCAATAAATTCATGCTCTTTACTATTTTTATCCAAATTTCCCATAATTCCGAGACGTGTATCCAGAGCTATTATGCAAATAGCCTCCAATGACCACCTATTCAATTCATCCTCGAAATTTTCAGGTAGTTCGTATGTGCTCGGATCTCGAATTTTCTTCATTCTGAAAATAAcgaataatttattaaatacaTTTCAGCATCGAACCAGAAACTAGGAAACATCCTAAGTATACCACAAAAAACTTACCTAACCATAAAGTCATCCATAAATTTGTCGATTTGTGGAACATATAGTTTCACAATTTTAGGTTGCATCATCACCGGATTCACGGCTGTCCTGAATTCAGCCCATTCTTTTCCTTGCCTATTAAATTCAAATAGaataaaacattttaaaatatacatatatattttgtcATATATTGAAAAACATACTCAATTCCCAGTCCCCCGCTGAAGAATATATCCGGTCGAACCTTCTTTCTGTAATGAGTGACGGTGTCCAAACCAGGACGAACAGGCCAAACGCCTTCTGTACGATAAATTGCTTCGAAATCTTTTGGATCAAAAACAAGGGCCATGTCAGGTTTTTCAAACATTCCAggcattttataaatttctccATACTCATGACGGTACTGTTCCAATACTTCAGTCATATCGCGAGTTCGAAATTTTCCTAAGGGAAACTAATCAAATATAATTTATAAAAGGAAAAATCGAGAACAGGCAACCTCCAGGTAAAATATCTTTTAACAGTGTTAGCCGCGATGGTCCCGGTAGCTTCTCGTACGGTAGCGCCATATTCCATTCTTGTTGAAATTGTGTTTCCGCAGCAGGGGCGGAAGCGACCTGCAAAAATACTTCATTTTAATCTATGAAATACATACAATTCGTCCAACTAGGCTGAGCGGAAATGATTGGTAATATTAGTCAATGCAAACTTCAAAGGAGGCAGTCATTTCAAAATTCTATTCGAAAAGCGCGCACTTTATTTCTTCCCTTCGTTGTAGGTTGTGGAGTAATACCAACTGACCCTCATTGTATCTTGTTGTTATCATCACTATGGTTCACATTTAgttcctttcttttctttagCATGTAACCATCGTTACTGTCCTCCGCCCTTTGAGAAACACAAAAGTAATCAGACCTAAAAATGATCTTGTTAATCCATATGACATCAACAACAAGAATATCCCTCGCTCGTAGTTTTTCTGATTTGGGTCGACATTTCTTGAAATACCCTTCCAATATTCAGTTCGTTTCAGTTGATTGTGCATATGTACACATTATATATTGGCATTGTAAAAGGTTTCTGAATCTAAGTACATATCGTGGtgatgagggagctcagtagggAAGATCTCCTAGGAAGTCAGAAGTGTCACCTGAAGCTAAGCCAAGGCGTGACTATCGTGCCAAGGGCTGAATTGTCACAGGAGTTAAGATGAAGCCATGAAtgatgaactctgggtaccaggcggcCCCCAGCTTGAACTAGTCTTGACTGTGGAAAGCGACtatgccgagatcgacttattttctcCGGTAAAACTAAGGTCATCGCAGCCAATtaagaaagaaaacaaaaaacgaaaacctataaaattaaaactaaatctcaatcgtgacgatccaaccctgagtgAAAGGGCAACCGTAAGCTCATCattggagaacctgagtctaaactcagattctccacttactcaagtgAGAACCAATCGGATTGAACCCAGTCATTaatggacgagccgaagcaggctcctcctgtcagcactcctgaccccgggCTCAAATCGGCGcaacctgctgaggctaaagtcttgctcaCGGGTAAACATCTGTCTTTGTCTGCCTTCTGGTAAACCGTCTCCGGGTAAACcacctccaggcaaatcacaacccatgGGCTGCGGCAAGGTTGCCAAGGAACATCCGAAGCACCTGCGGTCAAGGGCAAGCTAAAGCTTCAGCGGACctcggacgatcccaactcttcgtcACAAACGACAGCAAAGAGGGCCCGGCCGGCAATGACTAGGCCtttatttgcagccaaggctatcgaagccgatggataaatcttgtatgacgacaccaacctatccggttacgatacgtgcgaacaacttaggaggaaactcatTCTTGCAGGGCATTAAGCTTCGCTTTAAgacggtaggtgtataccgttatgttacggctaaactggCTCAGGCAGTATTGCTCGTCGATCAGTAATGTGTAGGAGTGGACGCGACTTAACCTGAAaggggtctctgagcttccattgttcaaaaagTGCTCCTCGTGGCTTCCAGAAGATGAGCCTAATGGTGCCGAGGTTTTAAAACAACTTAGTGTCAACACCTCcacctatgacgcagaagaagttcccagtggaacattcatcggaactatccaatatgtcaaaagtaaaggcaaggggtaatagcaggatttgGCGTCAGCGCAACGCAAGACGATTGAGAATAATTAAAGTATCTGATGGGaaccgatctgcagatcctcaatttttgtAATGAACCaattttcttcaacgtggtcaggcgagagatcATCAATATCACAGTTGCAACCCCTGGTATTACGACTCTAGTCGGAAAGTGGAAAGTACCAAACGATATCAGAATTTCTGAtcgcagacgcattgatttcgtagtgAACATGGATCTATCTTcaaccactccatttcggaatccgtggaagacagattgggtgatgtataaaatagaactgagcgcccgagttacaATATCTAgaaggcgcatcaaatccattgctggaattgaaaaaacaactagcatgagaaaaAGCTTCCGCAGGAAGCTGCCTACTCAAGACGCCAAaggaaggtaaaacaccatggttgAATTCGGATTTGGTAAAACAGAGGAAAACGGTATgggtgctcctcaatcgtggtctgaagtctgattcagccgctgtGTGGAATCGGTATAAAGAGACTAACtcccttgaggcaacctcaaagcagaagcggatccttgtcaaagaacatgaccagaagctgggttatatacatatgtatacagaGCGAGAAGTAAacagaaaacgatgaagaaacggcaaaccatttggttGAAGTGCATTTCCAAAGAAAAGTCCAAAATCTCAAATCGGagtcaacaggtgcatacagttcTTTACCGAGAAACTTGAATCTGGCACGCAGGCTAGTATCACTAAAGCGAATAAAATGGGCATATACATAAATGCAAGTCtgtaggtccggatggcatcattcctacTCTAGTAAGAGAGGGACTTGATGCCCTGGGTCGCCGAATTCGGAATACCGTGCATATCTAGCGCACGTTCATATGAAAGtgatattcattcccaaaccaaagaaagaagtctaacgtcctttctgctaaaaggactaaaaACACTAGTAGATCGGATCATAAAGTATACATACATTCTTAAGTGGCCACTTCGCTACACACACACACCAACCAGAAAATCATATCCACGAAAGCAGCATTCCATGacctcacggcaaaaattgaaaaggcgatgtccgaaaaacaaTACACCTAAAGCACATTCATAGAATTCGCGGCAGTTTGTAGCGCGGCGaggcagcatggaatcgatccgctgttaattagttggatccttcacatgctgaaATGGACAAAAAACCAGAAACTGGTGGCCCAGAATTCTATTGGCCCACAGGGAGAGGTTCTCTCTCCCCTGTTGTAGCTCCTAGTAGTTACAATCGCTCCTAGAGGATGCGAAGGCAAAAGCCTTTACGAGCGATCTAGCCATAATAATCACCGGCAAGTATGCGGGCATGGTATGTGACCGCTTAAGTGCAACTCGGGGCAATccactcgaagctatcctaaaccTACTCCTCATTCATTTCTATGTGATCCGGAAAGCATCCAACGACGCATATGGACTCGATACTATTGGTGCGTGGAAAGGCAGCCATGCGTCCTTCTGGaatttccttgacaaacatccagtAGCTGTGAtctcgaccgatcatatggtttccaaatttgtctttgaaaatacatactctgtcgtaatcaccaaaaaagaagaaga is a window encoding:
- the LOC119651766 gene encoding probable cytochrome P450 12a5, mitochondrial isoform X1, producing the protein MIRVGSSFVRSNGQCNYLVRLFATQVASAPAAETQFQQEWNMALPYEKLPGPSRLTLLKDILPGGKFRTRDMTEVLEQYRHEYGEIYKMPGMFEKPDMALVFDPKDFEAIYRTEGVWPVRPGLDTVTHYRKKVRPDIFFSGGLGIEQGKEWAEFRTAVNPVMMQPKIVKLYVPQIDKFMDDFMVRMKKIRDPSTYELPENFEDELNRWSLEAICIIALDTRLGIMGNLDKNSKEHEFIAAVKSFFYLLTVLDLKPSMWKVFPTADFKEMMRVLDVITNFSYHHVDEAKKRLESKTNMQSEKEQSVLEKLIKINPKVATVMATDMVVAGVDTTSSAVTSVVYNLAKNPDKQELLRNELRKILPEKDSPLTPQNMSNLPYLRACIKEAMRILPVVNGNFRETGKDLVLRGYRIPKGTQVLLQSAFTQVDDKLYTNAKKFIPERWLKNQESELSKETKSVSPFTFLPFGFGPRMCIGRRFAELEIEVFVSKLVRNFYIEWDRPDLKFKTAAINIPDGKLQFKIKDVEN
- the LOC119651766 gene encoding probable cytochrome P450 12a4, mitochondrial isoform X2 — translated: MIRVGSSFVRSNGQCNYLVRLFATQFPLGKFRTRDMTEVLEQYRHEYGEIYKMPGMFEKPDMALVFDPKDFEAIYRTEGVWPVRPGLDTVTHYRKKVRPDIFFSGGLGIEQGKEWAEFRTAVNPVMMQPKIVKLYVPQIDKFMDDFMVRMKKIRDPSTYELPENFEDELNRWSLEAICIIALDTRLGIMGNLDKNSKEHEFIAAVKSFFYLLTVLDLKPSMWKVFPTADFKEMMRVLDVITNFSYHHVDEAKKRLESKTNMQSEKEQSVLEKLIKINPKVATVMATDMVVAGVDTTSSAVTSVVYNLAKNPDKQELLRNELRKILPEKDSPLTPQNMSNLPYLRACIKEAMRILPVVNGNFRETGKDLVLRGYRIPKGTQVLLQSAFTQVDDKLYTNAKKFIPERWLKNQESELSKETKSVSPFTFLPFGFGPRMCIGRRFAELEIEVFVSKLVRNFYIEWDRPDLKFKTAAINIPDGKLQFKIKDVEN